One Alcaligenes ammonioxydans DNA segment encodes these proteins:
- the guaD gene encoding guanine deaminase encodes MTTSLHPACAYRAQLLYFVADPTTLEDPAEAVRYHSDGLLLVNEQGRIQACGDWSELSDTLPAGTQTLDLSGKIIMPGMIDTHLHFPQTDIIASPASGLLPWLETYTFPTEGRFGDSAHAREVAGVFLDELLRNGTTTALVYGSVHPQSVDAFFEESHERNLRMIAGKVMMDRNCPDYLQDTAESGARDSEGLIQRWHGKGRQLYALTPRFAPTSSPEQLAACGELARAYPDVFLQTHVAENKDEIKWVSELFPTNRSYLDVYDSFGLLRPRAIYGHSIWLDEQDRARMHDTGSVAAHCPTSNLFLASGLFDFQSIRQSKVLHTLATDVGGGTSFSMLRTMNEAHKVARLNNYHLTATSMFYMATEGAARALDMQGQIGTLAPGAEADFIVLDPKATALMARRSALLNSLEEQLFVLALLGDDRCIQASYSAGRRVHERDH; translated from the coding sequence ATGACTACCTCTTTACACCCTGCCTGCGCCTACCGCGCCCAACTGCTGTACTTTGTAGCGGACCCCACCACGCTGGAAGACCCTGCCGAGGCAGTACGCTACCATAGCGACGGTCTGTTGCTGGTCAATGAACAAGGCCGGATTCAGGCCTGCGGCGACTGGTCCGAGCTGTCGGACACGTTGCCTGCCGGTACGCAAACGCTTGATCTGAGCGGGAAAATCATCATGCCGGGCATGATCGACACACACCTGCACTTTCCACAAACGGATATCATCGCCTCTCCGGCCAGCGGCCTGCTGCCCTGGCTGGAAACCTACACGTTTCCGACAGAAGGCCGTTTCGGTGACAGCGCACATGCTCGCGAAGTGGCCGGCGTTTTTCTGGATGAGCTGCTGCGCAATGGCACGACGACTGCCCTGGTCTACGGCAGTGTCCACCCCCAGTCGGTGGATGCATTTTTCGAGGAAAGCCACGAGCGCAATCTGCGCATGATTGCGGGCAAAGTGATGATGGACCGCAACTGCCCGGATTATTTGCAAGATACGGCCGAGTCCGGCGCGCGCGATTCGGAAGGCCTGATTCAACGCTGGCATGGCAAAGGCCGCCAGCTTTACGCCCTGACCCCCCGTTTTGCGCCCACCTCTAGCCCGGAACAATTAGCAGCCTGTGGCGAGCTGGCCCGTGCTTACCCTGACGTGTTTTTACAAACCCATGTGGCCGAAAATAAAGACGAGATCAAATGGGTGAGTGAGCTCTTTCCCACGAACCGCAGCTACCTGGATGTGTATGACAGCTTTGGCCTGCTACGCCCTCGCGCTATCTACGGTCACAGCATCTGGCTGGATGAACAGGATCGGGCACGCATGCATGATACTGGCAGTGTCGCGGCCCATTGCCCAACCTCGAACCTGTTTCTGGCCTCGGGCCTGTTCGACTTTCAATCCATCCGTCAAAGCAAGGTTCTGCACACGCTAGCCACCGATGTCGGCGGCGGCACCTCGTTCTCCATGCTGCGCACCATGAACGAGGCGCACAAAGTAGCGCGTCTGAACAACTACCACCTGACGGCGACGTCTATGTTTTACATGGCCACCGAAGGCGCCGCCCGCGCCCTGGACATGCAAGGGCAAATCGGGACGCTGGCACCCGGCGCCGAGGCCGACTTTATTGTCCTGGACCCCAAGGCCACCGCCTTGATGGCGCGCCGCAGCGCCTTGCTGAACTCGCTGGAAGAACAGCTATTCGTACTGGCCCTGCTGGGCGATGACCGCTGCATTCAAGCCAGCTACAGCGCCGGTCGCCGGGTACATGAGCGCGATCACTAA
- a CDS encoding methyltransferase family protein yields the protein MFLWLASLAQDWSPLNPLLAVSRQPGHMAHEMKEAQGLLTGLIAAAGLSFAAWKLLRLRGQDALPGKRIMLLGTSLFLAVPLLMLLLQRTADPYGLHTMYLWVPELKPLLGVGAVVAVGAGLLHLYFAGWALNQSRLRWGGLLAGLVCAFLLGLLEADQERLDLPQVFASLAIVWLLGSLAFYPLIVNPKRWSASHSQRATVEQAWEHLASVQVQRRRTLGVFGGLMVLILPFFAPTWQADSLVFQFTRMSGLGLVLIAVLGRCWCMLYLGGHKGSSLISQGPYSISRNPLYLFSLCAVMGMGALSGSLLLGPVLALFVYAVFNNVIDEEQVLLQKVFGQAYLDYCERVPRLAPRLSLWNSPAELQVSLGGLARTLRDALPYFLIWPVFALAQWLQINGWVPVLLRLP from the coding sequence TTGTTTCTCTGGCTGGCCAGCCTGGCTCAGGACTGGTCACCACTCAACCCGTTACTGGCCGTCAGCCGTCAGCCTGGCCATATGGCCCATGAAATGAAAGAGGCGCAAGGCCTGTTGACCGGCTTGATTGCGGCTGCCGGTCTGTCATTTGCCGCCTGGAAACTGTTGCGTTTGCGTGGACAGGACGCCTTGCCGGGCAAGCGCATCATGCTGTTGGGCACCAGTCTGTTTCTGGCGGTTCCCTTGTTGATGCTACTGCTGCAGCGTACGGCTGATCCCTACGGGCTGCACACCATGTACTTGTGGGTGCCCGAGCTCAAACCCCTGCTGGGTGTGGGGGCGGTCGTTGCGGTGGGAGCCGGCCTGCTGCATTTGTACTTTGCAGGCTGGGCCTTGAACCAGTCCCGCCTACGCTGGGGCGGTCTGCTGGCGGGACTAGTGTGTGCATTTTTGCTGGGCCTGCTGGAAGCCGACCAGGAGCGTCTTGACCTACCACAGGTATTTGCCTCGCTGGCCATTGTCTGGTTGCTGGGCAGCCTGGCTTTCTATCCCCTGATTGTGAACCCCAAGCGCTGGTCCGCTTCACATAGCCAACGCGCCACCGTCGAACAGGCGTGGGAACACCTGGCCAGCGTTCAGGTGCAGCGCCGTCGCACCTTGGGGGTGTTTGGCGGTCTTATGGTCCTCATTTTGCCGTTCTTTGCGCCCACCTGGCAGGCCGACTCACTGGTGTTCCAGTTCACACGCATGAGCGGGCTGGGCCTGGTCCTGATTGCCGTACTGGGCCGTTGCTGGTGCATGCTGTATCTGGGCGGACACAAAGGTTCCAGCCTGATCAGCCAGGGCCCCTATTCCATCAGTCGCAACCCCTTATACCTGTTTTCACTATGCGCGGTCATGGGTATGGGTGCCCTGTCGGGCAGCCTGCTACTGGGCCCTGTACTGGCCCTGTTCGTCTACGCCGTATTCAATAATGTGATTGACGAAGAGCAGGTCCTGCTGCAAAAGGTGTTTGGTCAGGCCTATCTGGATTACTGTGAGCGCGTCCCTCGTCTGGCCCCACGCCTGAGTCTGTGGAACAGCCCTGCTGAACTGCAAGTCTCTTTAGGCGGCCTGGCACGAACATTGCGTGATGCGCTACCCTATTTCCTGATCTGGCCCGTTTTCGCGCTGGCCCAATGGCTGCAGATCAATGGCTGGGTACCTGTCTTGCTGCGTCTACCCTGA
- a CDS encoding response regulator transcription factor encodes MRVLIVENDTTIAENLYTYLELKGFVVDAAYDGNGALALLEEQDFDALVLDLGLPGLDGFGVLQALRQSRHSPIPTLVLTARSQLESKLTAFDLGADDYLIKPFALAEVEARLRALLRRGPPQVQHGSLRWGSLEYNLDSALVSVNGQELHLNFKARQLLEALLRDPQAILTRRALEKTLWPQGAPSPEALRSQIHLLRRALSEAGAGTIETLPGMGWRLQQES; translated from the coding sequence ATGCGTGTCCTGATTGTTGAAAACGATACAACGATTGCCGAAAATCTCTATACCTACCTGGAGTTGAAAGGCTTTGTGGTGGATGCCGCCTACGATGGCAATGGCGCCCTGGCACTGCTGGAGGAACAGGATTTCGATGCCCTGGTGCTGGACCTGGGCTTGCCGGGCCTGGACGGTTTTGGGGTGCTTCAGGCCTTGCGCCAATCCCGGCATAGCCCCATCCCCACTCTGGTTCTGACCGCCCGCAGCCAGTTGGAGAGCAAGTTGACCGCCTTTGACCTGGGCGCAGACGATTACCTGATCAAACCCTTCGCGCTAGCCGAGGTCGAGGCACGCTTGCGGGCCTTGTTGCGACGGGGGCCGCCACAGGTCCAACATGGCTCCCTGCGTTGGGGGAGTCTGGAATACAACCTGGATTCCGCATTGGTCAGCGTGAACGGGCAAGAACTACACCTGAACTTCAAGGCCCGCCAGCTGCTGGAGGCCTTGTTGCGTGATCCGCAGGCCATTTTGACGCGTCGCGCACTGGAAAAAACACTCTGGCCACAGGGTGCCCCTTCGCCTGAAGCATTGCGCAGCCAAATCCATCTTCTGCGACGGGCCCTGTCGGAAGCCGGTGCAGGCACCATCGAAACCTTGCCGGGCATGGGCTGGCGTTTGCAACAGGAGAGTTAA
- a CDS encoding sensor histidine kinase: protein MAQALRRSRFMSTLTQRVSWALTLIAALLVVIMGGLAYIAFARMEDGMVNAMLVSYARNPSLLPDSGYGRSEALGAELDTYWFVPEQPKDNLPQFARVPEPGLYEFHIGSDTWHVLRQDKEQGQLYLVYRATPHEDRVREFGLILSLIGSATILLVFLLGRRVARHAVAPMLTLSRHLENWAPGRSGLPEHQDDEAGRLIRAFNRMQEHVEELLNHEREFAANLGHELRTGLTGIRSDCELLLLQLPEGPSQQRLKRMMVQADAISASLDAAESLAYTAERHVREVDIRELAQQTWQAVALLDANSSNVRWSNQLPDTLLYTLDPYALSMLLRILMRNAIDHAAPCKLQLSWISPSVLALQDDGPGIAEQDRILIFERHFSQGKQLPTGTREEGHRGIGLALARQLALAQGWSLSVQSGPDGKGCVFKLDLDPA, encoded by the coding sequence ATGGCCCAAGCACTGCGCCGTAGCCGCTTCATGAGCACCCTGACTCAGCGCGTATCGTGGGCCCTGACCCTGATTGCTGCTCTGCTCGTCGTCATTATGGGAGGCTTGGCTTATATCGCGTTTGCCCGCATGGAAGACGGGATGGTCAACGCCATGTTGGTCTCTTACGCGCGCAACCCCTCTTTGCTGCCCGACAGTGGCTATGGCCGCAGCGAGGCACTGGGAGCCGAACTGGATACCTACTGGTTTGTACCCGAGCAGCCCAAGGACAATCTGCCCCAGTTCGCTCGCGTGCCCGAACCGGGGCTCTACGAATTTCATATAGGCAGCGACACCTGGCACGTACTGCGGCAGGACAAGGAGCAAGGCCAGCTTTATCTGGTGTACCGGGCCACCCCGCACGAGGACCGGGTGCGGGAGTTCGGCCTGATTCTGTCCCTGATCGGCTCCGCCACGATCCTGTTGGTTTTCCTGCTTGGTCGCCGTGTTGCCCGCCATGCAGTCGCGCCCATGCTGACACTGTCCCGTCATCTGGAAAACTGGGCGCCGGGCCGCTCTGGCCTGCCAGAGCATCAGGATGACGAAGCGGGCCGCCTGATCCGGGCCTTTAACCGTATGCAGGAGCACGTTGAGGAACTGCTTAACCACGAACGAGAGTTTGCCGCCAATCTGGGCCATGAACTGCGGACCGGACTGACCGGCATACGCAGTGATTGCGAGCTCTTGCTGCTGCAACTGCCTGAGGGGCCATCACAGCAACGGTTGAAACGCATGATGGTTCAGGCCGATGCCATTAGCGCCAGTCTGGACGCGGCGGAAAGTCTGGCCTATACGGCCGAACGCCATGTACGCGAGGTCGATATCCGCGAGCTGGCCCAACAAACCTGGCAAGCCGTCGCCTTGCTGGATGCCAACAGCAGCAATGTGCGATGGAGCAACCAGTTGCCCGACACTCTGCTCTACACCCTGGACCCCTACGCCTTGTCCATGTTGTTGCGCATCCTGATGCGCAATGCCATCGATCACGCCGCGCCCTGCAAGCTGCAACTAAGCTGGATTTCGCCCAGCGTACTGGCCTTGCAGGATGACGGCCCCGGGATTGCCGAGCAAGATCGGATTCTTATTTTCGAGCGCCATTTCAGCCAAGGTAAACAGTTGCCGACAGGCACCCGAGAAGAAGGCCACCGAGGAATAGGCCTGGCCTTGGCCCGCCAACTGGCGCTGGCACAGGGCTGGAGCTTAAGCGTGCAAAGCGGACCTGATGGCAAAGGCTGTGTCTTCAAGCTGGACCTGGACCCGGCCTGA
- the rpoD gene encoding RNA polymerase sigma factor RpoD — MTQTTGKTSTTVSRSAKKTLAATAKSGASSSVELDELHESGEPGAAPAKKAAKKAAAKKTVAKKAVAKKTAVKAATGGRRGRPAKNANNDGIDFVDDDEMGEEEVIPDLKPVAKRGAKRAKAEKDVFGVRGQLSPEEQEARRNRLKALIKLGKDRGYLTYSEINDHLPDDLVDVEAIDGIIGTFSDMGISVYDQAPDADTLLMSDNAPMASSDDDVEDEAEAALTTVDSDFGRTTDPVRMYMREMGSVELLTREGEIEIAKRIEDGLKHMVMAIAACPTTVNEILAYVQRVREGVMQIDEVVDGLVDDDGEEYAGSGVTADDEDEGPAGGMSSKQIEYLRNKSLKKFDIIGEWFDKMRVSFETEGYKSPGYVQAQETILNEFMGIRFTAKMVEKLADTMREQVAIVRQHEREILTICVDRADMPRAHFIKAFPGNETNLDWVVQEVAAGHPYSAILERHIPAIQEIQQKLIDLQTSVVLPLKDLKEVNKRMTTGEAKARKAKREMTEANLRLVISIAKKYTNRGLQFLDLIQEGNIGLMKAVDKFEYRRGYKFSTYATWWIRQAITRSIADQARTIRIPVHMIETINKMNRINRQILQETGVEPDPATLAQKMDMPEDKVRKILKIAKEPISMETPIGDDDDSHLGDFIEDNNTVSPSDSALHGSMRDVVKDVLDSLTPREAKVLRMRFGIEMSTDQTLEEVGKQFDVTRERIRQIEAKALRKLRHPSRADKLKSFLESQ, encoded by the coding sequence ATGACTCAAACGACTGGTAAAACCTCGACGACGGTCTCTCGGTCTGCTAAGAAAACCTTGGCCGCGACAGCAAAATCAGGGGCATCAAGCTCGGTAGAGCTCGATGAGCTTCACGAAAGTGGAGAGCCAGGCGCAGCGCCTGCCAAAAAGGCAGCTAAAAAGGCGGCTGCTAAAAAGACGGTAGCCAAAAAAGCGGTTGCCAAGAAAACAGCGGTCAAGGCCGCTACCGGCGGTCGCCGTGGACGTCCTGCAAAAAACGCAAATAACGACGGCATCGATTTTGTCGATGACGACGAAATGGGCGAAGAAGAGGTCATTCCTGATCTCAAACCGGTTGCCAAGCGTGGAGCCAAGCGCGCCAAGGCCGAAAAAGACGTGTTCGGTGTGCGCGGCCAGTTGAGCCCGGAAGAACAGGAAGCGCGTCGCAATCGCCTCAAGGCACTGATCAAGCTGGGCAAGGACCGGGGTTACCTGACTTACAGCGAGATCAATGACCACCTGCCCGACGATCTGGTGGATGTCGAAGCCATTGACGGCATTATCGGCACCTTCAGTGACATGGGTATTTCGGTTTACGACCAGGCTCCCGACGCGGATACCTTGCTCATGAGCGATAACGCGCCCATGGCATCCAGCGACGATGATGTCGAGGACGAAGCCGAAGCTGCACTGACCACTGTGGATTCCGACTTCGGTCGCACCACAGACCCGGTGCGCATGTACATGCGCGAGATGGGGTCGGTGGAGCTGCTGACGCGCGAGGGCGAGATTGAAATCGCCAAGCGTATCGAAGACGGCCTGAAGCACATGGTGATGGCTATTGCCGCTTGTCCTACCACCGTTAACGAAATTCTGGCCTACGTTCAGCGTGTACGTGAAGGCGTCATGCAGATCGACGAAGTGGTTGACGGTCTGGTGGATGATGATGGCGAAGAGTACGCCGGCTCCGGTGTCACTGCCGACGACGAGGACGAAGGTCCAGCCGGCGGCATGAGCAGCAAGCAGATTGAATATCTGCGCAACAAGTCGCTCAAGAAGTTCGACATCATCGGCGAGTGGTTTGACAAGATGCGCGTCTCTTTTGAGACCGAAGGCTACAAGAGCCCGGGCTATGTGCAGGCTCAGGAAACCATTCTGAACGAATTCATGGGCATTCGCTTTACTGCCAAAATGGTGGAGAAGCTGGCCGATACCATGCGTGAACAGGTTGCGATCGTGCGTCAGCATGAGCGTGAAATCCTGACCATCTGTGTGGATCGGGCGGACATGCCACGCGCCCACTTCATCAAGGCGTTCCCCGGCAACGAAACCAATCTGGACTGGGTGGTGCAGGAAGTGGCTGCCGGCCATCCCTACAGCGCCATTCTGGAACGTCACATCCCTGCGATTCAGGAAATCCAGCAAAAGCTGATCGACCTGCAAACCAGTGTTGTGTTGCCGCTGAAGGATCTGAAAGAGGTCAACAAGCGCATGACCACGGGCGAAGCCAAGGCACGCAAAGCCAAGCGCGAAATGACCGAGGCCAACCTGCGTCTGGTGATCTCCATTGCCAAGAAGTACACCAACCGTGGCCTGCAGTTCCTGGATCTGATTCAGGAAGGCAATATCGGTTTGATGAAGGCAGTGGACAAGTTCGAGTACCGTCGTGGCTACAAATTCTCCACGTATGCAACGTGGTGGATTCGTCAGGCCATTACGCGTTCGATTGCCGACCAGGCCCGTACGATTCGTATTCCGGTTCACATGATCGAGACGATCAACAAGATGAACCGTATCAATCGTCAGATCCTGCAGGAAACCGGCGTTGAGCCTGATCCGGCAACCTTGGCCCAGAAGATGGACATGCCTGAAGACAAGGTTCGCAAGATTTTGAAGATCGCCAAAGAGCCTATCTCCATGGAAACGCCGATCGGTGACGACGACGATTCTCATTTGGGCGACTTCATTGAGGACAACAACACCGTTTCGCCGTCGGATTCCGCCTTGCACGGTTCGATGCGCGATGTGGTCAAAGACGTCCTGGATTCCTTGACGCCCCGCGAAGCCAAGGTGCTGCGCATGCGTTTCGGTATTGAGATGAGCACCGACCAGACGCTGGAAGAGGTGGGCAAGCAGTTTGACGTTACGCGCGAGCGTATTCGTCAAATAGAGGCCAAGGCCTTGCGCAAGCTGCGTCATCCTAGTCGTGCAGACAAACTGAAGAGCTTCCTGGAAAGCCAGTAA
- the dnaG gene encoding DNA primase, giving the protein MIPESFVQELLARVDVVDVVGRYVQLRKGGANLLGLCPFHNEKSPSFTVSPTKQFYHCFGCGAHGSAISFLMEHTGASFPEAVRSLAASVGMTVPEADRTPRQRAADARRKDELSRQHHILETAQGHYLRQLKQSPIAIDYLKRRGLDGETAARFGLGWTGTERRGLSAVFPQYEDKQLVESGMVIESEDGRRYDRFRSRIMFPIRSTKGHIIGFGGRLIEKGEPKYLNSPETTLFSKGHELYGLWEGRQGIRKEGFVLIVEGYMDVVALSQHGLHNAVATLGTATTEHHITKLMRASDRLVFCFDGDRAGRKAAWRALTTCLPLVRDDVSIRFMFLADNHDPDSFVREFGAEAFREQAQQAAALSRFFLDELAAHHRMDEAEGRAACVHEALPLLLELADSTLKVQIQHEFARMVMLTPDELAQRLSTVEPVRRPALDAPAAQDGLVARPPVPAQSAPDGMEPFEDGFDGSFADSLPMDGWHDDADWQPQPDYQQRPAPARGKDRNARPRPDRAPLGGSRAVTPMAKRLLRLLIGHPTLVGELGDQQLEILAQSPHLRLVQELIALSNISSARHAGALLEAVDPESDLAPVLEALATELLGEEELPDPQGEWRDALYRIELDAIKAEQSALVATGLKEPEQRQRYQELTRRIALLNAAYTRQVK; this is encoded by the coding sequence TTGATCCCTGAATCTTTTGTTCAGGAACTGCTCGCCCGTGTCGATGTCGTAGATGTCGTCGGGCGGTACGTGCAGTTGCGTAAAGGCGGGGCCAACTTGCTTGGCCTATGCCCTTTTCACAACGAAAAATCCCCTTCATTTACAGTCAGTCCGACCAAGCAGTTTTATCATTGCTTTGGTTGCGGCGCTCACGGATCGGCAATCTCGTTCCTGATGGAACACACAGGGGCTTCATTCCCTGAAGCGGTACGCAGTTTGGCTGCCTCCGTCGGGATGACCGTGCCCGAAGCAGATCGTACCCCGCGCCAACGAGCGGCCGATGCCCGTCGAAAAGACGAACTATCGCGCCAGCATCATATTCTTGAAACGGCACAGGGGCATTACCTCCGTCAACTGAAACAGTCACCCATTGCCATCGATTATCTGAAGCGTCGTGGCCTGGATGGGGAGACGGCTGCCCGTTTCGGCCTGGGCTGGACCGGTACCGAGCGACGTGGGCTGTCGGCTGTGTTTCCACAGTACGAAGACAAGCAACTGGTTGAGTCCGGTATGGTGATCGAGTCCGAGGATGGTCGTCGCTATGACCGCTTTCGTTCGCGCATCATGTTTCCGATTCGCAGCACCAAGGGCCATATCATTGGCTTTGGTGGCCGTCTGATTGAAAAAGGCGAACCTAAATACCTTAATTCTCCGGAAACCACGCTGTTCTCCAAAGGCCACGAACTGTATGGCCTGTGGGAAGGGCGCCAGGGCATACGCAAAGAAGGCTTTGTTCTGATTGTGGAAGGGTATATGGACGTGGTTGCCTTGTCGCAGCACGGCCTGCACAATGCCGTCGCGACCTTGGGTACGGCAACCACGGAACATCACATCACCAAGCTGATGCGCGCCAGTGACAGACTGGTGTTTTGCTTTGACGGCGACCGTGCGGGTCGCAAGGCCGCCTGGCGTGCCTTAACTACCTGTCTGCCTCTGGTTCGTGATGATGTCTCGATCCGATTCATGTTTCTGGCGGATAATCACGACCCCGATTCCTTTGTTCGTGAATTTGGCGCGGAGGCGTTTCGCGAACAAGCCCAGCAAGCCGCCGCTTTATCGCGCTTTTTCCTGGATGAGCTGGCGGCCCATCATCGCATGGACGAGGCAGAAGGCCGCGCTGCTTGCGTCCACGAAGCCTTGCCTTTGTTGCTGGAGCTGGCTGACAGCACCTTGAAGGTGCAGATTCAGCATGAGTTCGCCCGCATGGTGATGCTGACCCCGGACGAGCTGGCGCAGCGTCTCAGTACGGTAGAGCCGGTGCGCCGACCGGCGCTTGATGCACCGGCAGCCCAGGACGGTCTGGTGGCCCGGCCGCCTGTACCTGCGCAGTCCGCACCGGACGGGATGGAACCGTTTGAGGATGGTTTTGACGGTTCGTTTGCTGACAGCCTGCCCATGGATGGCTGGCACGATGATGCCGACTGGCAACCCCAGCCGGATTATCAGCAGCGTCCTGCTCCAGCGCGAGGCAAGGACAGAAATGCTCGCCCACGCCCGGATCGCGCTCCGCTGGGCGGTAGCCGTGCGGTGACTCCGATGGCCAAGCGATTGCTGCGCTTGCTGATCGGACATCCTACTCTGGTGGGTGAACTGGGTGATCAACAGCTTGAAATTTTGGCTCAAAGCCCCCATTTGCGTCTTGTGCAGGAGTTGATTGCGTTAAGCAATATCAGCTCGGCGCGTCATGCAGGTGCGTTGCTGGAGGCGGTGGACCCCGAGTCTGATCTGGCACCCGTGCTGGAAGCGCTGGCCACCGAGCTGTTGGGCGAAGAGGAATTGCCCGACCCGCAAGGCGAATGGCGTGATGCGCTCTATCGCATTGAACTCGATGCGATCAAGGCAGAGCAATCGGCTTTGGTGGCCACAGGCCTGAAAGAGCCTGAACAGCGTCAGCGTTATCAAGAATTGACACGCCGTATTGCTTTGTTGAATGCTGCTTATACTCGGCAAGTGAAGTAA
- the rpsU gene encoding 30S ribosomal protein S21: MSIVRLKENEPFEVALRRFKRTIEKTGLLTELRSREFYEKPTAERKRKHAAAVKRHYKRIRSQQLPPRLY; the protein is encoded by the coding sequence ATGTCCATTGTTCGCCTGAAAGAAAACGAACCCTTTGAAGTTGCTCTGCGCCGCTTCAAACGCACTATTGAAAAAACCGGTCTGTTGACCGAACTGCGTTCGCGCGAATTCTACGAAAAGCCAACGGCCGAGCGCAAGCGCAAGCACGCTGCCGCCGTGAAGCGTCATTACAAACGCATCCGCAGCCAGCAACTGCCCCCACGCTTGTATTGA
- a CDS encoding phosphoribosyltransferase, giving the protein MSLPPNSDTDEWVSWEQYNRLIEQLALIIHESGWKFDKIVCLARGGMRVGDVISRIYDVPLGILATSSYREAAGTEQGELDIAQYITITRGTLDGNVLLVDDMVDTGKTFMRVRDHLRAQFPAITELKTAVLWWKGHAQVDPDYYVSKLPTNPWIHQPFEDYDSIRPHQLDAWIRKGTGQA; this is encoded by the coding sequence ATGAGTCTGCCCCCAAATAGCGATACTGATGAATGGGTCTCCTGGGAACAATACAATCGTCTGATTGAGCAATTGGCCCTGATCATTCACGAATCAGGTTGGAAATTCGACAAAATTGTCTGCCTGGCCCGCGGTGGTATGAGGGTGGGGGACGTTATTTCGCGTATCTATGATGTACCTTTGGGTATCCTGGCAACCAGCAGCTATCGTGAAGCGGCGGGCACTGAGCAGGGCGAACTGGATATTGCGCAATACATCACCATTACTCGTGGCACCTTGGATGGCAATGTGCTGCTGGTCGATGATATGGTCGATACAGGCAAGACTTTTATGCGTGTGCGCGATCACTTGCGTGCACAATTTCCGGCGATCACCGAGTTGAAAACCGCCGTTTTGTGGTGGAAAGGCCACGCCCAGGTCGACCCGGACTATTACGTGTCCAAGTTGCCCACAAATCCCTGGATTCATCAGCCTTTTGAGGACTACGATAGCATTCGCCCTCATCAGCTGGACGCTTGGATTCGCAAGGGTACTGGCCAGGCTTGA
- a CDS encoding adenylosuccinate synthase codes for MSKNLVVIGTQWGDEGKGKIVDWLAESAHGVVRFQGGHNAGHTLWINGKKTILRLIPSGIMHGHVTCYIGNGVVLSPEALLTEIAELEAAGLDVRSRLQISPACPLILPYHIAVDQAREKRKGDGKIGTTGRGIGPAYEDKVARRALRVQDLYDPEIFDEKLSEALDYHNFVLTQYLGAEAVSAELVRDQAMKHAEQLAPMVADVSNNLYQAKKAGQKLLFEGAQGALLDIDHGTYPFVTSSNCLSGAASAGSGVGPQELSYVLGIAKSYTTRVGSGPFPTELLDDTGMRLATVGKEFGSVTGRPRRCGWFDAAAMKRSVMINGISGLCITKLDVLDGVEQIKIGVGYRYKGEFLDVLPYGAHAVAEAEPVLEEMPGWTESTVGVTDYDKLPINARRYLERIAELCDVPIDMVSTGPDRNETIVLRDPFTK; via the coding sequence ATGAGCAAAAACCTTGTGGTGATTGGCACCCAGTGGGGTGACGAAGGCAAAGGCAAGATCGTCGACTGGCTGGCCGAGTCCGCGCATGGCGTGGTTCGTTTCCAGGGTGGGCATAACGCTGGCCATACATTGTGGATTAATGGCAAAAAGACGATTTTGCGCTTGATTCCTTCGGGCATCATGCACGGGCACGTCACTTGCTACATTGGCAATGGCGTGGTGCTCTCGCCCGAAGCCCTGTTGACCGAGATCGCCGAGCTGGAAGCAGCCGGTCTGGATGTGCGTTCGCGCCTGCAGATCTCGCCTGCCTGCCCGCTGATTTTGCCCTATCACATTGCTGTGGATCAGGCGCGCGAAAAGCGTAAGGGTGACGGCAAGATCGGTACAACCGGTCGTGGTATTGGCCCAGCCTATGAAGACAAGGTGGCCCGTCGCGCTCTGCGTGTGCAGGATTTGTATGATCCTGAGATTTTTGACGAAAAACTGTCCGAAGCGCTGGATTACCACAACTTTGTGCTGACTCAGTATCTGGGCGCGGAAGCGGTATCGGCTGAGCTGGTGCGTGATCAGGCCATGAAGCATGCCGAGCAGCTCGCTCCGATGGTGGCGGACGTCTCCAACAATCTGTATCAGGCCAAGAAGGCCGGGCAGAAGCTGTTGTTTGAAGGCGCTCAAGGCGCACTGTTGGATATTGACCACGGTACTTACCCCTTCGTTACCAGCAGCAACTGCCTGTCCGGTGCGGCCTCTGCCGGTTCGGGCGTCGGCCCCCAGGAACTGAGCTATGTGCTGGGTATTGCCAAGTCCTACACCACGCGCGTGGGTTCGGGCCCATTCCCGACGGAATTGCTGGATGACACTGGCATGCGTCTGGCAACGGTTGGCAAGGAGTTTGGTTCGGTTACCGGTCGTCCACGTCGTTGCGGCTGGTTTGATGCCGCCGCCATGAAACGCTCGGTAATGATCAACGGTATTTCCGGTCTGTGCATCACCAAACTGGACGTGCTGGACGGCGTGGAGCAGATCAAGATTGGTGTGGGTTACCGCTACAAAGGTGAGTTCCTGGACGTCTTGCCCTACGGCGCACATGCAGTGGCCGAAGCCGAGCCGGTTCTGGAAGAAATGCCCGGCTGGACCGAGTCCACCGTAGGCGTGACCGATTACGACAAGCTGCCTATCAATGCACGTCGCTATCTGGAACGCATTGCCGAGCTGTGTGATGTGCCGATCGATATGGTTTCCACGGGGCCAGATCGCAACGAAACCATCGTATTGCGCGATCCGTTTACCAAATAA